A genomic segment from Burkholderia plantarii encodes:
- a CDS encoding class I SAM-dependent methyltransferase: MTQNIYDDPAFFASYAKLNRSIHGLDGAPEWPALRALLPDLRELRIADLGCGYGWFCRWAAEHGAASVLGIDVSERMLERAAATTRDTRIAYRRTDLERLDLPAAAFDLVYSSLAFHYVENLPALMHAIHRALVPDGRLVFSMEHPVLTASARPGFRSDADGGRFWPLEGYQREGRREVDWLAEGVIKQHRTLGTLLNLLVESGFVFEHLNEWGPTPAQVEAQPELAQERERPMMMLVAARRAR, encoded by the coding sequence GTGACACAGAACATCTACGACGATCCGGCTTTCTTCGCCAGCTACGCGAAGCTGAACCGCTCGATTCACGGGCTCGACGGCGCCCCGGAATGGCCGGCGCTGCGCGCGCTGCTGCCCGACCTGCGCGAGCTGCGCATCGCCGATCTCGGCTGCGGCTACGGCTGGTTCTGCCGCTGGGCCGCCGAACACGGCGCGGCCAGCGTGCTCGGCATCGACGTCTCGGAGCGCATGCTCGAGCGCGCCGCCGCCACCACTCGCGACACGCGCATCGCCTACCGCCGCACCGACCTCGAACGGCTCGACCTGCCGGCCGCCGCGTTCGACCTCGTCTACAGTTCGCTGGCGTTCCACTACGTCGAGAACCTGCCCGCGCTGATGCATGCGATTCACCGTGCGCTGGTGCCTGACGGCCGGCTGGTGTTCTCGATGGAGCATCCGGTGCTGACCGCGTCGGCCCGCCCCGGCTTTCGCAGCGACGCCGACGGCGGCCGCTTCTGGCCGCTGGAGGGCTATCAGCGCGAGGGACGGCGCGAGGTGGACTGGCTGGCCGAGGGGGTGATCAAGCAGCACCGCACGCTCGGCACGCTGCTGAACCTGCTGGTGGAGTCGGGGTTCGTGTTCGAGCACCTGAACGAATGGGGGCCGACGCCGGCGCAGGTGGAGGCGCAGCCCGAGCTGGCGCAGGAGCGCGAGCGCCCGATGATGATGCTGGTGGCGGCGCGGCGCGCCCGCTGA
- a CDS encoding branched-chain amino acid ABC transporter substrate-binding protein has protein sequence MKQTSLIGARHVIRLGVAALFSLTAATGALADQIVKIGSVEPLTGGASHLGKDNENGARLAIEEINAQGLTIGGQKITLQLDGQDDAGDPRTATQVAQKLVDEKVAAVVGHLNSGTSIPASKIYSDAGIVQISPSSTNPVYTQQGFKTTYRMVATDAQQGPALASYAQAKAIKTVAVIDDSTAYGQGLANEFEKKAKALGIKVLSHDATNDKAVDFRAILTKIKGENPDAIMYGGMDATGGPLAKQARQLGLRAKLFSGDGVCTEQLSDLAGPAADNVICSQPGAAIETMPGGAAFQAKYQKRFGQIIKFDAPFSYDAVYIIVDAMKRANSTDPAKILAAMPATDHKGVIGETVFDAKGDLKHGVISLYGYKAGKKTFVDEVKM, from the coding sequence ATGAAGCAGACATCCCTGATCGGCGCGCGTCACGTCATTCGGCTCGGCGTCGCCGCGCTGTTCTCGCTGACGGCCGCGACCGGCGCGCTGGCGGACCAGATCGTGAAGATCGGCAGCGTCGAGCCGCTGACGGGCGGCGCCTCGCATCTGGGCAAGGACAACGAGAACGGCGCGCGCCTCGCGATCGAGGAGATTAACGCGCAGGGCCTGACGATCGGCGGCCAGAAGATCACGCTGCAGCTCGACGGCCAGGACGACGCGGGCGACCCGCGCACGGCCACCCAGGTCGCGCAGAAGCTCGTCGACGAGAAGGTCGCGGCGGTGGTCGGCCACCTGAACTCGGGCACCTCGATCCCGGCCTCGAAGATCTACAGCGATGCCGGCATCGTGCAGATCTCGCCGTCGTCGACCAACCCGGTCTATACGCAGCAGGGTTTCAAGACCACCTACCGGATGGTCGCCACCGACGCGCAGCAGGGCCCGGCGCTCGCCAGCTACGCGCAGGCCAAGGCGATCAAGACGGTCGCCGTGATCGACGATTCGACCGCCTACGGCCAGGGGCTCGCCAACGAGTTCGAGAAGAAGGCCAAGGCGCTCGGCATCAAGGTGCTCTCGCACGACGCGACCAACGACAAGGCGGTCGATTTCCGCGCGATCCTCACCAAGATCAAGGGCGAGAACCCGGACGCGATCATGTACGGCGGCATGGACGCGACGGGCGGCCCGCTCGCCAAGCAGGCCAGGCAGCTCGGCCTGCGCGCGAAGCTGTTCTCGGGCGACGGCGTCTGCACCGAGCAGCTCTCGGACCTCGCCGGCCCGGCCGCCGACAACGTGATCTGCTCGCAGCCGGGCGCCGCGATCGAGACGATGCCGGGCGGCGCGGCGTTCCAGGCCAAGTACCAGAAGCGCTTCGGCCAGATCATCAAGTTCGACGCGCCGTTCTCGTATGACGCGGTCTACATCATCGTCGACGCGATGAAGCGCGCGAACTCGACCGACCCGGCGAAGATCCTCGCGGCGATGCCGGCCACCGACCACAAGGGCGTGATCGGCGAGACCGTGTTCGACGCGAAGGGCGACCTGAAGCACGGCGTGATCTCGCTGTACGGCTACAAGGCCGGCAAGAAGACCTTTGTCGACGAAGTGAAGATGTAA